The Brachionichthys hirsutus isolate HB-005 chromosome 17, CSIRO-AGI_Bhir_v1, whole genome shotgun sequence genome segment aaatgagctgaaaataaACAGATAATTAACATGAATGGATTCATGGACGGCTggatttattgggggggggagggggttctGGACTGGGTTCTGGACTGGGTTCTGGACTGGGTTCTGGGGGGGACGGCTGCTAGCGAGCAGCCATCGTGTTCCCGACCACTAAACAGCAGAAGACGGAACCTCTGAGGAGACGCCATTCGGCCCGAACGGGTTTAAACGCTCTCCTCGCCCTTCACGGCGTCAACATGTCGGCGTGCAGGTGTGTTCAGCCTCCACGCCTTCCTCTGGGTGATCAGAACAATAAAGTTAATTCAAACACCGGACTTTGATTCCTGCCATAAACTTTACAGCCCGTTTCTCATGACGGGGAGTAAGAAGCCATAATCCCCGCCGTGATGACGTCACATCCCGCCGCAGAATCTCACAGACTGGAGGGTGAAAAGGGTTAATGGCCCCCGCGGACCCGGTTTATCAGCGGAGGAGATGTGACGTCATAGCAGGTTGACGCTGCTCAGTAATCCGACCCTCCAGGATCCGCTTAGATCGTCATAATCCACTCACGGCCGGTGATGACGTAATCCGACGGTAGCAGGTGAGACCAGCGGGGATCGGCTGGAGTGGGCGGAGTCAGGGCGGCGCATCGCAGCGGACGGACGCAGCGGGGTCCGATCACCTCCTCCCGAGGAAGACGCTGACGTCACCGGGATTAAAGTTTCCTCCGGAAGAATGAGAAGGACGCGTCGGTCCAGGTGATCGATCCGCCGGATCTCAGGTCGGTGTCGGTTTACTAACAGAAAATCAACAGAATTGATGATCAGTTAAAGAGGTGATCGTGCACGCCTGAAAGCCTCACCTGGGTGACGCACAGTTTCTGTAACCTTGGAAACAACTGGCGATATTTAACGATCAATCAGCATCATTGATCCTCTCGGTTCAATCATATGACGTCATTCCGCTGGTGCAGGTCTCACTTTTGGCTGggtaacctttgacctctcgGACAACGCCGTGAACCGTCACGTATTTTAAACACCTTCGTTTAGCCCCGCCTCTGTCACTGACGTCACAGGAAACGGCCTCGGGTCTGAGGTGACGTTtcaacgttgttgttgttttgtttccttgttttttagaagtaaagttttttttaatctgatggATTGATTTCAGATTGATTTCAGATTGATTTCAGATTGATTCCGGATTGATTTCAGATTGATTTCAGATTGATTCCAGATTGATTCCAGATTGATTTCAGATTGATTTCAGATTGATTCCGGATTGATTTCAGATTGATTTCAGATTGATTCCGGATTGATTTCAGATTGATTTCAGATTGATTCCAGATTGATTCCGGATTGATTTCAGATTGATTTCAGATTGATTCCAGATTGATTCCAGATTGATTTCAGATTGATTTCAGATTGATTCCGGATTGATTCCAGATTGATTTCAGATTGATTCCAGATTGATTTCTTTGCGGTTTGATTCACTGGATTTCTGGCAGCAGCTGACCGGGAATGTCCCGGCAAACCGGGTCATGTGAACGCCTCAATTGAAAACGTGTGGTTGTTGTCTGTCagtgaggggggagggggggagggggggagaaacgTGTCCGGCGTGACCGAACGGCTGCTGTCCCATATTCTCCGTCCGTCTCCGGGTCTTGCCGTGCGTCCCCCCCCCGGCTGTCTGTCCCCGTCACTCTTCATGTCTTGTCTTCGTGTAGACGCCGAGGGGAGGCAACATGCCCGGGCTCCACGGGAGAGGCCGCGCTttctgtgtgatgatgatgttcaacatcttcatcttcctcctccttggcATGACGTGGAACATCAGGCGGAGCAACAGTGCCCCCCCGAAGGTTCGAGTCCCGTCCCAGAGGTTTTGGCGGCGGGACGCTGTGAGTGAGTCCTTCTGGAACAAGGAGCAGCAGCGGCTGGACTTCGTCCACAGCCCGATCTTCAACGCCGcgcctgattggctgaaagACACGGGTCCGCCCCGCCCCTGTGATCCGGACCACAGGGTCCCCACGCAGATCCGGGACTACAACGTCCTGCCGCCGCTCTTCcgggacttcctgttgcacATGCGGTGCAGGACGTCCCCGCTGCTGATCGACGCGCCCCACGCCTGCGACGGCGAGCCGTTCCTGCTGCTGGCGGTGAAGTCGCTCACGCCTCACTTCGACCGGCGGCAGGCCATCCGGGAAACGTGGGGGCGTGCCGGCGTCGTCGCCAACCGGACCGTGGCCGTCGTGTTCCTGCTGGGCGCCACCTGGCGGGCGGATCACTTCCCCAAATTGAAGGGGTTGCTGCGCCAGGAGGCCAAGCTCCACCGGGACGTCCTCCTGTGGGGCTACCGGGACACCTTCTTCAACCTCACCCTGAAAGAAGTCCTCTTCCTGGAGTGGTTCAGCACAACATGCCCCCAGGCCCAGTATGTCCTCAAGGGGGACGACGACGTCTTCGTCAACACCTTCCGAGTCCTTGACTTCCTGGAAAACCTCTCGGAGCATAAAGCGAAGGACCTGTTCatcggtgatgtcatcagtgacGCCGTCCCTCACCGAGACAAGAAGCTCAAGTACTTCATCCCGGAGAGCGTGTTCGTGGGCCGGTACCCGCCCTacgcggggggcggggggtaccTGCTCTCCGGGGACGTGGCGCTGCGCCTTCACAACGCGTCCCAGCGGGTGGTCCTCTACCCCATCGACGACGTCTACACCGGGATGTGTCTCCAGAAGCTGGGTCTGGTTCCCGAGAGGCACAGCGGCTTCAAGACATTCGACATCGAGGACAAGTACAGGGACAAGCCCTGCATCTACAGGAGCCTGATGCTGGTCCACAGCCGGACCCCCCAGGAGATGCTGACCATCTGGCCCTGGGTCCGAGACCCCGAGCTGGACTGCCAGTGAAGCTCCGCCCACCGTCGAATCCATCTTAAATCAGGTCGCATTTTTAACTCTTCTGAAAAGGAGGTTGTTTTCTCCttcgctgtttgtttgtttgtcaacaAGAACTCTGAAAGAACCAGCATTGGACCGCTGTGTAGGGGCGGGGCCTGGACCAGGCGGCTCACCCCCCATGGAGCATACCTGTCATATGTGGGCGGAGCTAAATGTTTCTGACAGGAAGTAACAAATTCATGGTTTTAATTTTCTGCGTCGTTGTGAGGCGGATTCCTCCATCCAGGTAAAAGAAGGCGGTCCCAGAGGGCGGAGTcacaggagagaaaaagaagctACCTGCTGTGTTTGATCACTTATAAGGTTTGGTAATAACACCTGTGCAGTGGCTCCTCCTATGGGCGGGTCACACTTCTACCTGGAGGGGGCGTGTCTAGCCGAGACGCGGCACTAATTGTGTTTCATGGTAATAAATGTGTTGTGCTTTAATTGTCCGTTTGTCTTTATCTTATAAAGTAAATCTATTTTCATATGAATAAATCTTTCTAattacagtttgtttgttgttaaaTTAATTATCGTGAATTTATTTCCTAATTCTTTGGGTTTTTGgcgttaaataaatcaacaatcAATGAAGTTGTGGAAAAACGACAATATAACCGGACAGTGCCCCCTGGTGGACCCCCCGGACATGACGTCAATCAGCTGCTGATGATTTCCAGCTGTTTGGCGGACTTTAACTGTTGAAGTCGTGACTCGGGAGTTCTGAATCTATGAAGATGGATCGAAGGAGCGGATCGAAGGTCCGAGCGgtgctgctgtttgttctgATGTTCTGGACCAGCTGCGACGCGCAGgtgagccacttcctgtttggtgaACCTGAGGACTGCTGCAGGTAAACTTGTGTTGTCTTCTGTTTGCAGggaaccagagaagaagagcctCCAGGTCAGCGTGTCAAAGTGCTGACCCGTCGGTGgcgtctcaaactgatgctaaTCTGCTCGTTAGCTTTTTAGCTTGGTCTAAGTTAAGTTTATAAAAGTGTAACCAGACAGCCCCGGTCTCTGtgggtcagtgaaggcatcgctGCCCCGGTCTCTGtgggtcagtgaaggcatcgctGCCCCGGTCTCTGtgggtcagtgaaggcatcactGCCCCGGTCTCTGtgggtcagtgaaggcatcactGCCCCGGTCTCTGtgggtcagtgaacgcatcgcTGCCCCGGTCTCTGtgggtcagtgaaggcatcgctGCCCCGGTCTCTGtgggtcagtgaacgcatcactgCCCCGGTCTCCGtgggtcagtgaaggc includes the following:
- the b3gnt2a gene encoding N-acetyllactosaminide beta-1,3-N-acetylglucosaminyltransferase 2a, yielding MSACSEGGGGEGGRNVSGVTERLLSHILRPSPGLATPRGGNMPGLHGRGRAFCVMMMFNIFIFLLLGMTWNIRRSNSAPPKVRVPSQRFWRRDAVSESFWNKEQQRLDFVHSPIFNAAPDWLKDTGPPRPCDPDHRVPTQIRDYNVLPPLFRDFLLHMRCRTSPLLIDAPHACDGEPFLLLAVKSLTPHFDRRQAIRETWGRAGVVANRTVAVVFLLGATWRADHFPKLKGLLRQEAKLHRDVLLWGYRDTFFNLTLKEVLFLEWFSTTCPQAQYVLKGDDDVFVNTFRVLDFLENLSEHKAKDLFIGDVISDAVPHRDKKLKYFIPESVFVGRYPPYAGGGGYLLSGDVALRLHNASQRVVLYPIDDVYTGMCLQKLGLVPERHSGFKTFDIEDKYRDKPCIYRSLMLVHSRTPQEMLTIWPWVRDPELDCQ